A genomic region of Candidatus Bathyarchaeota archaeon contains the following coding sequences:
- a CDS encoding nucleotide sugar dehydrogenase, producing the protein MSLDIIERIKRGELPIAVIGLGWMGLPTACLYAEAGAKVFGVDKNPKVIEAVNNGVSPIQEPGLQKLLERNVKAERLKATISFKEAVSQSKFILIIVPTAINLERKPNYSALIQSCIEVGKNLLKDSCVIIESTCGPTVTENLLKPVLEKFSGLKAGEDFALAYSPIRAKSGTAIKDLQSYPRIVAGLNEESLELASAVKSVIVKNEVLKARDLKTAEATKLFEVIYRDVNIALSNELAILCEKIGVDYIEAMRLANTQPYSHLHVPSVGVGGHCLPVYPYLLNDKAEEVKVKLKLIKASREINEAMPKHALRLAAEALKTCKKPFQRSKIAVLGIAYRADVKEARGSPAIELINLAKKRGAEITVFDPKYSLSELEAMGFKSKPSIQMVLNEKDCAIITVAHEEFKSLKPEDFKAFMNHPAAIVDCAHILNPKEIEKAGLIYRGIGRGL; encoded by the coding sequence ATGAGCTTAGATATAATAGAGCGAATTAAGCGTGGAGAATTACCTATAGCTGTTATTGGGTTAGGTTGGATGGGTTTACCTACTGCATGCCTTTACGCTGAAGCTGGAGCAAAAGTTTTTGGAGTTGATAAAAACCCTAAAGTTATTGAAGCTGTAAATAATGGGGTTTCCCCTATTCAGGAACCTGGATTACAAAAGCTTTTAGAAAGAAATGTTAAAGCTGAACGTTTAAAAGCTACGATAAGCTTTAAAGAAGCTGTTTCTCAAAGCAAATTTATTTTAATTATTGTTCCAACCGCTATTAATTTAGAAAGAAAACCTAATTACTCTGCTTTAATTCAATCCTGCATTGAAGTTGGAAAAAATTTATTAAAAGATTCATGTGTAATTATTGAAAGCACTTGTGGACCAACTGTAACTGAAAATCTTTTAAAACCTGTTTTAGAAAAGTTTTCTGGCTTAAAAGCTGGAGAAGATTTCGCGCTTGCTTATAGCCCTATAAGAGCTAAAAGCGGAACAGCAATTAAAGATTTGCAATCATACCCTAGGATTGTAGCTGGGTTAAATGAAGAAAGCTTAGAGTTAGCTAGCGCTGTTAAATCAGTAATAGTGAAAAATGAAGTTCTTAAAGCTAGAGATTTAAAAACAGCTGAAGCAACTAAACTTTTTGAAGTTATTTATAGAGATGTTAACATAGCTTTATCTAATGAGCTTGCGATTTTATGCGAGAAAATTGGTGTAGATTATATTGAGGCTATGCGTTTAGCGAATACGCAGCCTTACTCTCATCTTCATGTACCAAGCGTTGGAGTTGGGGGGCATTGCCTTCCAGTTTACCCATATTTATTGAATGATAAAGCTGAAGAAGTTAAGGTTAAATTAAAATTAATTAAAGCTTCTAGAGAAATTAATGAAGCTATGCCGAAGCATGCTTTAAGATTAGCGGCTGAAGCGTTAAAAACATGCAAAAAACCTTTTCAAAGATCTAAAATAGCTGTTTTAGGAATTGCCTATCGAGCTGATGTAAAAGAGGCTAGAGGTTCACCAGCTATAGAATTAATTAATTTAGCTAAAAAGAGGGGAGCCGAAATCACTGTTTTTGACCCAAAATATAGTTTAAGCGAGTTAGAAGCTATGGGTTTTAAATCTAAACCTTCAATTCAAATGGTTTTAAATGAAAAAGATTGCGCAATAATTACTGTTGCGCATGAAGAGTTTAAATCCTTAAAACCTGAAGATTTTAAAGCTTTTATGAATCATCCAGCCGCTATAGTTGATTGCGCTCATATATTAAATCCTAAAGAAATAGAGAAAGCTGGTTTAATTTACCGTGGAATTGGAAGGGGTTTATGA
- a CDS encoding Gfo/Idh/MocA family oxidoreductase, with the protein MKKLKIIVVGAGFWGKNQLRILSEMKKVKLTGICDINESKAKVLGEKYNIPWFTNLDEALNKLDFDAATICTPTITHAEVAKKILAYGKHILIEKPMTSTIKEAKELISLAEENNAFLTVGFIERFNPAIKYLKNIIKAGKLGKIILIIARRVTRWPERIGDVGVTKDSAIHDIDVMRFLLENEVKSVYAKAGSLKHKFEDYSEAMMSFNDGAIGFIDANWLTPRKIRTLIVTGSEATATVNYLTQELTIENSRLTVKPRIKWEEPLYLELKNFVESTLKNKQPEPTGLDGLKALEVCEAILESNKINQAIKLL; encoded by the coding sequence ATGAAGAAGCTTAAAATAATCGTTGTAGGAGCAGGGTTTTGGGGTAAAAATCAATTAAGAATTCTTTCAGAAATGAAGAAAGTTAAGCTTACGGGGATATGCGATATTAATGAGTCTAAAGCTAAAGTTTTAGGTGAAAAATACAATATTCCATGGTTTACTAATCTTGATGAAGCTTTAAATAAATTAGATTTTGATGCCGCTACAATATGCACTCCCACAATTACACATGCTGAAGTGGCTAAAAAAATTTTAGCTTATGGAAAGCATATTTTAATAGAGAAACCTATGACAAGCACTATTAAAGAGGCGAAGGAATTAATTTCTTTAGCTGAAGAAAACAATGCTTTTTTAACAGTTGGATTTATTGAACGCTTTAACCCAGCTATTAAATATTTAAAGAATATTATTAAAGCTGGAAAATTAGGAAAAATAATTTTAATTATAGCTAGAAGAGTTACTCGATGGCCTGAAAGAATAGGCGACGTTGGTGTAACTAAAGATTCAGCAATTCATGATATAGATGTGATGAGATTTCTTTTAGAAAATGAGGTCAAATCAGTTTACGCTAAAGCCGGATCTTTAAAACATAAATTTGAAGATTACTCTGAGGCGATGATGAGTTTTAATGATGGTGCGATAGGATTTATAGATGCTAACTGGCTTACACCAAGAAAAATTAGAACATTAATAGTTACTGGAAGCGAAGCTACAGCCACCGTTAATTATTTAACTCAAGAATTAACAATTGAAAACTCTAGGTTAACCGTTAAACCTAGAATAAAATGGGAAGAACCGCTTTATCTTGAGCTTAAAAACTTTGTTGAATCAACTTTAAAGAATAAGCAACCTGAGCCGACAGGTTTAGATGGGTTAAAAGCTTTAGAAGTTTGCGAAGCCATTCTTGAATCTAATAAAATTAATCAAGCAATTAAGCTTTTATAA
- a CDS encoding Trm112 family protein, which produces MKKTLMEILACPICKHHPLQLYVLEEKKEVVEGLIFCSSCKRWYPIIDEIPHMLPDELRRKDEDLNFLKKWREKIPEEIARKGKPYTL; this is translated from the coding sequence TTGAAGAAAACTCTTATGGAGATTTTAGCATGCCCAATATGCAAACATCACCCGCTTCAACTTTATGTGCTTGAAGAAAAGAAGGAGGTTGTTGAAGGATTAATTTTCTGCTCTTCATGTAAAAGATGGTATCCTATAATTGATGAAATTCCTCATATGCTTCCAGATGAATTAAGGAGAAAAGATGAAGATTTAAATTTTTTAAAAAAATGGAGGGAAAAGATTCCTGAAGAAATAGCCAGAAAGGGAAAACCTTATACGCTTTAA
- a CDS encoding zinc ribbon domain-containing protein — MPFCSNCGKEAPSEASFCPFCGSSLIIASITPPLEIKTPKRAAELSWGKTFSYAVRYIIYAILWIIIGGLTMGIGISIIVSAPFKFGPGMLTGIVIIIIGYVIMFLGIMAAYFKVMSRLIYESIYKSAS; from the coding sequence ATGCCATTTTGTTCTAATTGTGGTAAAGAAGCCCCTTCTGAAGCTTCTTTTTGTCCATTTTGTGGATCAAGTTTAATTATCGCATCTATAACGCCTCCTCTTGAGATAAAAACTCCTAAACGTGCTGCTGAGCTTTCTTGGGGGAAAACATTCAGTTATGCTGTAAGATATATTATTTATGCTATTTTATGGATTATTATTGGAGGATTAACTATGGGAATTGGAATTAGCATAATAGTTTCTGCTCCTTTTAAATTTGGACCTGGAATGTTAACGGGCATCGTTATAATAATTATAGGGTATGTAATAATGTTCTTAGGGATAATGGCTGCATACTTTAAAGTAATGTCTAGGCTCATCTATGAAAGCATCTATAAATCCGCTTCATAA
- a CDS encoding restriction endonuclease: MKDREASKIFVKKNSGELELYNPRKIERSCIKAGASKEVAEEIVKEIEKILYNGISTREIYNEVLKLLNERTVIAGVKYRLKEAMMNLGPEGFPFESFFSKLLINLGFKVQLRRIVKGLCVAHEIDVIAENYVNNQVERIMVECKYHNLPGIYTGLKETLYTYARFLDLRDGWMKGLCEKFNEAWLVTNTKFSEEAKEYAKCKEIKIIGWSYPPNQGIETLIENNKQLYPITILRKVKKIDLKKFSSANLIVINDVLTRTERELAKTVGISLDEALEIKKEAELLISEQ, encoded by the coding sequence TTGAAAGATAGAGAAGCATCAAAAATTTTTGTTAAGAAAAATTCAGGAGAGCTGGAGTTGTACAACCCAAGAAAAATTGAAAGATCTTGCATTAAAGCTGGAGCCTCTAAAGAAGTTGCTGAAGAAATAGTTAAAGAAATTGAGAAAATTCTTTATAATGGAATCTCAACTAGAGAGATTTATAATGAAGTTTTAAAGCTTCTTAATGAAAGAACCGTTATAGCAGGAGTTAAATATAGGCTTAAAGAAGCAATGATGAATCTTGGGCCTGAAGGCTTCCCTTTCGAATCTTTTTTCTCTAAATTATTAATTAATTTAGGCTTCAAAGTTCAGTTAAGGAGAATAGTTAAAGGATTATGTGTAGCTCATGAAATAGATGTTATAGCTGAAAACTATGTTAATAATCAAGTTGAAAGAATTATGGTTGAATGTAAATATCATAATTTACCAGGCATTTATACTGGGCTTAAGGAAACTCTTTATACCTATGCTAGATTTTTAGATTTAAGAGATGGATGGATGAAGGGTTTATGCGAAAAATTCAATGAAGCGTGGTTAGTAACAAACACAAAGTTTTCTGAAGAAGCTAAAGAATACGCTAAATGCAAAGAAATAAAGATTATAGGTTGGAGCTATCCTCCAAATCAAGGAATAGAAACTTTAATAGAAAATAATAAACAATTATATCCTATTACAATATTGAGAAAAGTTAAAAAAATAGATTTAAAAAAGTTTTCATCAGCAAACCTAATTGTTATAAATGATGTTTTAACTAGAACTGAAAGAGAATTGGCGAAAACTGTAGGAATATCTTTAGATGAAGCTTTAGAGATAAAAAAAGAAGCTGAATTATTAATTAGTGAGCAATAA
- a CDS encoding AMP phosphorylase yields MKFKVKEVDLDAGGKFIIVLNLDDAEEMGVRSLSRIKIKHDEKEVTAIVNITKRVVEKGEIGIFQEIKEKLEVVEGDIVEASSAPLPKSLDYIKNRLKGRKLSKSEIKEIITDVVEGRLSDVEIAAFVTSLNFKSLDLEEAMNLSLAMVEAGKTLNLNKELIADKHSIGGVPGDKTTLLLVPIIASCKVAIPKSSSRAITSAAGTADRAEVLMPVNLSLDEMKEVVEKADGCIVWGGTLELSPADDIFINVEFPLSLDPLLLPSILSKKRAVGSKFIVVDIPCGWGAKIKTVEEANQLAKDFIELGEKLGMKIQCAITYGNQPIGYSIGPALEAREALENLMGIKKSLDLIDKATDLAGIILNMIGFSNGKILAKEAVKTGKAEKKLREIIELQGGKPNIKPEDIPIGCYKVDLKANEAGYVTWIDNYNLIKIARYAGAPKHKGAGVQLYKKVGDSVKKGESLLAIYAEKAGKLEDAISILKEQKVINVGERIEMTISEVKEPKVRVEEFILER; encoded by the coding sequence GTGAAGTTTAAAGTTAAAGAAGTTGATTTAGATGCTGGAGGAAAATTCATAATTGTTTTAAATTTAGATGATGCTGAAGAAATGGGTGTGAGAAGTTTAAGCAGAATTAAAATTAAGCATGATGAAAAAGAAGTTACAGCTATAGTTAATATAACTAAGAGGGTTGTGGAAAAAGGGGAAATAGGAATTTTCCAGGAAATTAAAGAAAAACTTGAAGTTGTTGAAGGAGATATAGTTGAAGCTTCTTCAGCACCTTTACCTAAATCATTAGATTATATTAAAAATAGATTAAAAGGAAGAAAATTAAGCAAAAGTGAAATTAAAGAAATTATAACAGATGTTGTTGAAGGAAGGTTAAGCGATGTTGAAATAGCAGCCTTCGTAACTTCATTAAATTTTAAAAGCTTAGATTTAGAAGAAGCTATGAACTTGTCTTTAGCCATGGTTGAAGCTGGAAAAACATTAAACTTAAATAAGGAGTTAATCGCAGATAAACATTCGATAGGTGGTGTTCCAGGAGATAAAACAACTCTTCTTTTAGTTCCAATTATAGCTTCATGCAAAGTAGCTATTCCTAAAAGCTCTTCACGAGCAATAACTTCAGCTGCTGGAACAGCTGATAGAGCTGAAGTATTAATGCCTGTTAACTTATCTTTAGATGAAATGAAAGAAGTTGTTGAAAAAGCTGATGGATGCATAGTTTGGGGTGGAACATTAGAGCTTTCTCCAGCAGATGATATTTTCATTAATGTAGAGTTTCCCTTATCTCTTGACCCTCTTTTGCTTCCATCAATATTAAGCAAAAAGAGGGCTGTAGGCTCAAAATTTATTGTTGTAGATATACCATGCGGATGGGGTGCTAAAATAAAAACTGTTGAGGAAGCTAATCAACTAGCTAAAGATTTTATAGAGCTGGGAGAAAAACTTGGAATGAAAATTCAATGCGCAATAACTTATGGAAATCAACCTATAGGCTATTCTATAGGACCTGCTTTAGAAGCTAGGGAAGCTTTAGAAAATTTAATGGGAATTAAAAAAAGCTTGGATTTAATTGATAAAGCTACAGATTTAGCTGGAATAATTTTAAATATGATTGGTTTTTCTAATGGGAAAATTTTAGCTAAGGAAGCTGTGAAAACTGGGAAAGCTGAAAAAAAGCTTAGAGAAATAATAGAGCTTCAAGGTGGAAAACCAAATATAAAACCTGAAGATATCCCTATTGGATGCTATAAAGTTGATTTAAAGGCTAATGAAGCAGGTTATGTAACTTGGATAGATAATTACAACCTTATAAAAATAGCTAGATATGCTGGAGCACCTAAACATAAAGGGGCAGGAGTTCAACTCTATAAGAAAGTAGGGGATTCAGTAAAAAAAGGTGAAAGCTTGCTTGCTATTTACGCAGAGAAAGCTGGAAAATTAGAGGATGCTATATCAATTCTTAAAGAGCAGAAAGTAATAAACGTTGGAGAAAGAATTGAAATGACTATAAGCGAAGTGAAAGAGCCTAAAGTTAGAGTTGAGGAGTTCATTCTTGAAAGATAG
- a CDS encoding ribose 1,5-bisphosphate isomerase produces the protein MNEFSFLDEAVEEIKSMRIRGAGKIARFAVETLRKVIEASNAKTSNELFMDLHEASRKLLSSRPTAVSLPNSIRFVMHKAKLLLKEGPSLEDFKNGILSIIKEFIDKSNGALNKISIFGARRIEDGETLMTHCNSAAVIHILKQAYNEGKRFKVYVTETRPLYQGKLTAKQLGEAGIKTILIIDSAARYFMNKVDKVLVGADAVAVNGAVINKIGTSMIALAAYEARTQFLVAAETYKFSPETVVGEVIHIEERSWKEVVSSEELNNILNCEVRNPAFDVTPPEYIDAIITEEGVIPPQAAFYILQKSFGELTPEELAEYKTSKPIEEV, from the coding sequence ATGAATGAATTTAGTTTTTTAGATGAAGCTGTTGAAGAAATTAAAAGCATGAGAATTAGAGGCGCTGGAAAAATAGCTCGATTCGCTGTAGAAACTTTAAGAAAAGTGATTGAAGCTTCTAACGCTAAAACTTCAAATGAATTGTTTATGGATTTGCATGAAGCTTCAAGAAAGCTTCTCTCTTCTAGACCTACAGCTGTTTCCCTGCCTAATAGTATAAGATTTGTTATGCATAAAGCCAAACTGTTATTAAAAGAGGGACCTTCATTAGAAGATTTTAAAAATGGAATTTTATCAATTATTAAAGAGTTTATAGATAAATCGAATGGTGCTTTAAATAAAATTTCTATTTTTGGAGCTAGAAGAATAGAGGATGGGGAAACGTTAATGACTCATTGCAACAGCGCAGCTGTTATACATATTTTAAAGCAAGCTTATAATGAAGGGAAAAGATTTAAGGTTTATGTTACAGAAACTAGGCCTTTATATCAAGGTAAGCTTACAGCAAAGCAGCTTGGTGAAGCTGGAATAAAAACTATATTAATTATTGATAGCGCAGCTAGATATTTTATGAATAAAGTGGATAAAGTTTTAGTTGGAGCTGACGCTGTAGCTGTTAATGGAGCTGTAATAAATAAAATTGGGACTTCAATGATAGCTTTAGCAGCTTATGAAGCTAGAACCCAATTTTTAGTTGCAGCTGAAACATATAAATTTAGCCCAGAAACAGTTGTTGGGGAAGTAATTCATATAGAAGAAAGAAGTTGGAAAGAAGTTGTTTCAAGCGAAGAATTAAATAATATTTTAAATTGTGAAGTTAGAAACCCCGCTTTTGATGTTACCCCTCCAGAATATATAGATGCGATTATAACTGAAGAAGGCGTTATCCCTCCTCAAGCTGCATTTTATATTCTTCAAAAATCTTTTGGAGAGTTAACGCCGGAAGAGTTGGCTGAATATAAAACATCTAAACCGATTGAAGAAGTTTAA
- a CDS encoding lipoate--protein ligase family protein, giving the protein MIDKFKMDTWRLINSEVTNPYFNMALEEAIAKTVGEGLAVNTLRFWRNDKSVILGRFQSIELEVDLNACIKHNLAVVRRFTGGGAVYHDLGNLNYSIAINQRNTLSKNMKDIQFFFMKTSLSVIEGLKNLGLNSNFKKPNVILIDGRKISGVAGAIRWNTIFHHGCLLVSSNLSILREVLNCFKENYISSKKWVSSKKIEVTNIKEFANKKIELNDVKNALKKGFEKVYGVRLIEGSLSLNELKKAEELYKDKYCNYKWIYEGIEV; this is encoded by the coding sequence TTGATTGATAAATTTAAGATGGATACTTGGCGTTTAATAAATTCAGAAGTTACTAATCCATATTTCAATATGGCTTTAGAAGAGGCTATTGCAAAAACTGTTGGTGAAGGATTAGCGGTAAACACTCTCAGGTTTTGGAGAAATGATAAATCAGTTATATTAGGTAGATTTCAATCCATAGAGTTAGAAGTTGATTTAAACGCTTGCATTAAGCATAATTTAGCTGTGGTTAGAAGATTTACTGGTGGAGGAGCGGTTTATCATGATTTAGGAAATTTAAATTATTCTATAGCGATTAACCAAAGGAATACATTATCAAAAAATATGAAAGATATTCAATTTTTCTTTATGAAAACATCATTAAGCGTAATTGAAGGGTTAAAAAATTTAGGTTTAAATTCAAACTTTAAAAAGCCAAATGTTATTTTAATTGATGGAAGAAAGATCTCAGGTGTAGCTGGAGCAATAAGATGGAATACAATATTTCATCATGGTTGCCTTCTTGTTTCATCAAATTTATCGATTTTACGAGAGGTTTTAAACTGTTTTAAGGAGAATTATATATCTTCTAAAAAGTGGGTTTCTAGCAAAAAAATTGAGGTGACTAATATAAAAGAGTTTGCAAATAAAAAAATAGAGTTAAATGATGTTAAAAATGCTTTAAAAAAAGGATTTGAAAAAGTTTATGGAGTTAGGTTAATTGAAGGTTCTTTAAGCTTAAATGAATTAAAGAAGGCTGAAGAGCTTTATAAAGATAAATACTGCAATTATAAATGGATTTATGAAGGAATCGAAGTTTAA
- a CDS encoding 2-phosphosulfolactate phosphatase, with product MSLKLGFSTDAAAKAAERKDAIIVIDVLRCSSNIISLLAKGVKEIFIAKSLKEAWNLHKKLKDSILAGERSGIKPKGFHFGNSPLEFNEEDVKERQVILTTTSGAKAIYASKNSDLVFIGAFLNVKFISKIVFEKVKEKNISLIASGKKGEFSLEDFLCCGAIASELINLGINEADDGIKAAVLAWREASKNLKEAIKDGSHAKYLIKRGFEKDVEFCSSINILNVIPIYKNGVVRKL from the coding sequence TTGAGTTTAAAATTAGGTTTTTCAACTGATGCTGCTGCTAAAGCAGCTGAAAGAAAAGATGCAATTATAGTAATTGATGTTTTAAGATGCAGCTCTAACATAATTTCTTTGTTAGCTAAAGGTGTAAAAGAGATTTTTATCGCTAAATCATTGAAAGAAGCTTGGAATCTTCATAAAAAACTGAAGGATTCTATTTTAGCTGGAGAAAGAAGTGGAATAAAACCTAAAGGCTTCCACTTTGGGAATTCCCCTTTAGAATTTAATGAAGAAGATGTAAAAGAAAGGCAAGTTATTTTAACTACGACCAGTGGGGCTAAAGCTATTTACGCTTCAAAAAATAGCGATTTAGTTTTTATAGGCGCTTTTTTAAATGTAAAATTTATTTCTAAAATTGTTTTTGAAAAAGTTAAGGAGAAGAATATTTCATTAATAGCTTCAGGAAAAAAAGGTGAATTTTCTCTAGAGGATTTTCTCTGCTGTGGAGCAATAGCATCGGAATTAATAAATTTAGGGATTAATGAAGCGGATGATGGGATTAAAGCAGCGGTATTAGCGTGGAGAGAAGCTAGCAAGAACCTAAAAGAAGCAATTAAGGATGGAAGTCACGCTAAATACTTAATTAAGAGAGGATTTGAAAAAGATGTTGAATTCTGCAGCTCCATTAACATTTTAAATGTAATCCCCATTTATAAAAACGGAGTAGTACGCAAGCTTTAA
- a CDS encoding type II toxin-antitoxin system VapC family toxin: MDSKSYIDVNVFVYWLGKHPTLGKTAYEWIKKIEAASKGRYITSSLTLYQTLIILAGLSGRSIKDKALVESIITPIENLPGLEVVSLISEDLIKAVKLMEGHRLDYEDALHLAVALRNKTKEIISNDEDFDTTPLKRKFY, translated from the coding sequence GTGGACTCAAAAAGCTATATAGATGTTAATGTTTTTGTTTATTGGCTTGGAAAGCATCCTACGCTTGGTAAAACAGCTTATGAATGGATAAAGAAAATTGAAGCCGCCTCTAAAGGTAGATACATAACCTCAAGTTTAACCCTTTACCAAACATTAATCATACTAGCTGGACTTAGTGGAAGAAGTATAAAAGATAAAGCTTTGGTTGAAAGCATTATAACTCCAATAGAGAATCTTCCAGGACTAGAAGTAGTCTCATTGATTTCAGAAGATTTAATTAAAGCGGTTAAATTAATGGAGGGACATCGCTTAGATTATGAAGATGCTTTACATTTAGCTGTTGCATTAAGAAATAAAACTAAAGAAATAATATCAAATGATGAAGATTTTGATACTACACCGCTAAAAAGGAAGTTTTATTAA
- a CDS encoding AbrB/MazE/SpoVT family DNA-binding domain-containing protein, whose amino-acid sequence MEVVKVDKKGRLLIPKSVRRKVGIKEGGFAKIEVNEKSIIIRSMDSIADKYFGAFEIAKWPEDLDEFIVKVIKNWWTQKAI is encoded by the coding sequence ATGGAAGTAGTTAAGGTTGATAAAAAGGGAAGATTATTGATTCCAAAAAGTGTAAGAAGAAAGGTTGGAATAAAGGAAGGGGGTTTTGCTAAAATCGAAGTGAATGAAAAAAGCATTATAATTAGATCTATGGATTCTATAGCTGACAAGTATTTTGGAGCATTTGAAATAGCTAAATGGCCAGAAGATTTAGATGAATTTATTGTTAAAGTGATAAAGAATTGGTGGACTCAAAAAGCTATATAG
- a CDS encoding DUF1614 domain-containing protein produces MLSLFGSYINIPIKEATSIEPIIAIKEITFFGVKWFIPEFSFNHRKTIIALNVGGALIPLFVSIYLLIFTVLSIELNFIIAYVKILIGLIIVTLIIHMTATPIKGLGIATPAFLPPFITALISFLLHQLYIPTNPFIIAYVSGTLGTLIGADLMNLNKIPKLGASFVSIGGAGTFDGIYLTGLMAVFLTLLLV; encoded by the coding sequence ATGCTCTCGCTTTTTGGAAGCTACATAAATATTCCAATTAAAGAAGCTACATCTATTGAACCAATTATAGCTATAAAGGAAATAACCTTTTTTGGAGTTAAATGGTTTATTCCTGAATTCAGTTTTAATCATAGAAAAACCATTATTGCCTTAAATGTTGGAGGGGCCCTTATTCCATTGTTTGTCTCAATTTATCTCCTAATTTTTACAGTGCTAAGCATAGAGTTAAACTTTATTATTGCTTACGTAAAAATACTTATTGGATTAATAATTGTAACATTAATAATTCATATGACAGCAACTCCTATTAAAGGTTTAGGAATAGCTACTCCAGCCTTTTTACCCCCTTTTATAACCGCTTTAATTTCATTTCTACTTCATCAACTTTACATTCCAACAAATCCATTTATAATCGCTTATGTTTCAGGCACTCTTGGAACATTAATCGGAGCTGATTTGATGAATTTAAATAAAATTCCAAAGTTAGGGGCCTCATTTGTAAGTATTGGTGGAGCAGGAACATTTGATGGCATTTATTTAACAGGATTAATGGCTGTTTTTTTGACTTTACTTTTGGTTTAA
- a CDS encoding 2-oxoacid:acceptor oxidoreductase family protein, producing the protein MLVEIRWHGRAGQGIITVSRLLAFAAIVEGKHAQAFPEFGPERLGSAMTGYTRISDEPIEIHSPIYEPDIVGIVDSTLIGFVNVHEGVKNGGKIVLNSFKPISEGFLKELTQRNIKAFKVNATKISLNVLGNDKAANTATLGALIKAASLVSLNSINKVLEERFKGPVLEKNIEILKKGYEEVEEI; encoded by the coding sequence ATGCTTGTTGAAATAAGATGGCATGGGAGAGCTGGGCAAGGGATAATTACTGTAAGCAGATTGCTTGCTTTTGCAGCTATTGTAGAAGGGAAGCATGCTCAAGCTTTTCCAGAGTTTGGTCCAGAAAGGTTAGGTTCAGCTATGACAGGATATACTAGAATAAGCGATGAACCTATAGAAATTCATAGCCCAATTTATGAACCTGATATAGTGGGAATCGTAGATTCAACTTTAATTGGTTTTGTTAACGTTCATGAAGGAGTTAAAAATGGAGGAAAAATTGTTTTAAACTCCTTTAAACCAATTTCTGAAGGTTTTCTTAAAGAGTTAACCCAAAGAAATATTAAAGCTTTTAAAGTTAATGCTACTAAAATTTCCTTAAATGTTTTAGGAAATGATAAAGCCGCAAATACAGCTACTTTAGGAGCTTTAATTAAGGCAGCTTCTTTGGTTTCTTTAAACTCCATAAATAAAGTTTTAGAAGAACGTTTTAAAGGTCCAGTTTTAGAAAAAAACATTGAAATATTAAAGAAGGGATATGAAGAGGTGGAGGAGATATAA
- a CDS encoding 4Fe-4S binding protein, producing the protein MKLTWKEVPIGGVIPKGGVAFEYKSGDWRTFKPVIDINKCVNCLICWIYCPDASIIRLERHVDVDYYHCKGCGICAEECPVKAITMREE; encoded by the coding sequence ATGAAGCTTACTTGGAAGGAAGTACCAATTGGAGGAGTTATACCTAAAGGTGGGGTGGCGTTTGAATATAAATCAGGGGATTGGCGAACATTTAAACCTGTTATTGATATAAATAAATGTGTTAATTGCTTAATTTGCTGGATTTATTGTCCAGACGCGTCTATTATAAGATTAGAAAGGCATGTAGATGTAGATTATTATCATTGTAAAGGTTGTGGCATATGTGCTGAAGAATGCCCTGTTAAAGCAATAACGATGAGGGAAGAGTAA